From one Lolium rigidum isolate FL_2022 chromosome 4, APGP_CSIRO_Lrig_0.1, whole genome shotgun sequence genomic stretch:
- the LOC124705742 gene encoding dirigent protein 1-like → MSSKHTMQLLQILVSSALLLVGAAAARKTTTTHIKFYLHDIVTAVPSSPATAVRVARGVTPLPVDPAFRFGDMFVIDDLLTEGPNTASPAIGTAQGFYIFASRTDFTLMLSLNMVFTAGPHNGSTIAVLARDAILDPVRELPVVGGTGAFRGATGYGLLRTYSGNLTTFNAVVQVDMYVRARASATH, encoded by the coding sequence ATGTCTAGCAAGCACACCATGCAGCTCCTACAAATCTTAGTCTCCTCGGCCCTTCTCCTcgtgggagcagcggcggccaggaagacgacgacgacgcacaTCAAGTTCTACCTGCACGACATCGTGACGGCGGTGCCGTCGAGCCCAGCGACGGCGGTGCGCGTCGCCAGGGGAGTGACCCCGCTACCCGTCGATCCTGCCTTCCGCTTCGGGGACATGTTCGTCATCGACGATCTTCTGACGGAGGGGCCCAACACCGCGTCCCCCGCCATCGGGACGGCTCAAGGATTCTATATCTTTGCGTCGCGGACCGACTTCACGCTCATGCTCAGCCTCAACATGGTCTTCACGGCGGGGCCGCACAACGGCAGCACCATCGCCGTGCTCGCGAGGGACGCCATCCTCGACCCCGTCAGGGAGCTGCCGGTCGTTGGCGGCACCGGCGCGTTCCGTGGTGCGACCGGCTACGGCCTGCTCCGGACATACTCCGGAAACCTCACCACCTTCAACGCGGTGGTCCAGGTCGACATGTACGTGCGCGCGCGTGCAAGCGCAACtcattag